GCCGGGTGCTCGGTTACGCCAAGGTCACGCGAGACCTGACCGAACGTCGCGAGGCCGAGCAGGCGTTGCGGCGCAGCGAAGAACGCTTCCGCCTGCTGGTCCAGGGCGTCACCGACTACGCGATCTACATGATCGATCGCGATGGCTTGGTCACGAACTGGAATGCCGGAGCGCAGCGGATCAAGGGCTATTGCCCTGACGAGATCGTCGGCCGGCATTTCTCGTTGTTCTATCGCCCGGAGGATCGGGCCAATGGCGAGCCTGAGCGCGCCTTGCAGACGGCGATCGACAAGGGCAGCTTCGAGAAGGAGGGCTGGCGCCTGCGCAAGAACGGCGAAGCGTTCTGGGCGCATGTCGTGATGGATCCGATTCGAGACGATGCCGGCGAGATCATCGGTTTCGCCAAGATCACCCGGGACCTGACCGAGCGCCGCAAGGTGGAAGCCGATCTTGAGACGGCGCGGGAGGCCCTGTTCCAGGCGCAGAAGATCGAGGCGCTAGGCCAGCTCACCGGCGGCGTGGCGCACGACTTCAACAATCTGCTCACCGCCGTCATGGGCAGCCTCGAACTGGTCCGCCGCCAGATCAGCGACGAACGCCAGCTCGGCCTGATCGACAATGCGATCAAGGGGGCGAGCCGGGGGATCTCCTTGACGCAGCGCATGCTGTCCTTCGCCCGCAAGCAGGAGCTCGAGTTGCAGCCTGTGGCGGCCGACGTGCTCGTCGCCGAGATGGGGGATTTGCTGCAGCGCTCGCTGGGGCCGCTGATACAGATCGAGACGAACTTCCCTGCCGATCTCGTGATGGCCGCGGCCGATCCTAACCAGCTCGAAACCGCCGTGCTCAATCTTGCCTTCAATGCGCGGGACGCCATGCCGGAGGGCGGCGTGCTGCGGATCGGCGGTAGCAATGAGCGGGTCAGCGGCGGGCATAGGATCGGCTTGCCGGAGGGCGATTACGTTCGCATCTCGGTCGCTGATACCGGCACAGGCATGGATGTGAAGACGCTCGCTCAGGCGACCGAGCCCTTCTTCACCACGAAGGGGGTCGGCAAGGGCACGGGGCTGGGTCTCTCGATGGTGCATGGCATGGCTGAGCAACTCGGCGGCCGCCTCCAGCTCGACAGCATCCTGGGGCAAGGCACGACAGTGGAGATCTGGCTGCCGTCCTCGACGGGAGCGACGGCCGTTGACGCCGCGCTAGCGCTCGCTCCCGCGGCGGCTTTCGATACAGCGACGCGCCCGCTCACCGTCCTCGCGGTCGACGACGACGCGCTCGTGCTGATGAACACCACCGCGCTGCTCGAGGATCTCGGCCACAAGGTCATCGAGGCAAGTTCGGGACGGGAAGCGCTTTCCGTACTGGAGAGCAACGAGATCGATTTGCTGATCACTGATCACGCCATGCCGCAGATGACCGGTGCGCAACTGATCACAGTGGTCGGCGAACGCTGGCCAGCCCTGCCGGTCATCCTCGCCACCGGCTATGCCGACCTGCCTGCGGGTGCGGGGGCTGGCGTGCTGCGCCTGAGCAAGCCGTTTTGGCAGGCGGAT
This sequence is a window from Bosea vestrisii. Protein-coding genes within it:
- a CDS encoding hybrid sensor histidine kinase/response regulator yields the protein MLQIAEGPVTAERYRLLVESVTDYAIYMLDPQGTVISWNPGARRFKGYEDHEIIGQSFSRFYTEEDRAAGLPERALRMAAEEGRFEKEGWRVRKDGTRFWAHVVIDPILNPGTGRVLGYAKVTRDLTERREAEQALRRSEERFRLLVQGVTDYAIYMIDRDGLVTNWNAGAQRIKGYCPDEIVGRHFSLFYRPEDRANGEPERALQTAIDKGSFEKEGWRLRKNGEAFWAHVVMDPIRDDAGEIIGFAKITRDLTERRKVEADLETAREALFQAQKIEALGQLTGGVAHDFNNLLTAVMGSLELVRRQISDERQLGLIDNAIKGASRGISLTQRMLSFARKQELELQPVAADVLVAEMGDLLQRSLGPLIQIETNFPADLVMAAADPNQLETAVLNLAFNARDAMPEGGVLRIGGSNERVSGGHRIGLPEGDYVRISVADTGTGMDVKTLAQATEPFFTTKGVGKGTGLGLSMVHGMAEQLGGRLQLDSILGQGTTVEIWLPSSTGATAVDAALALAPAAAFDTATRPLTVLAVDDDALVLMNTTALLEDLGHKVIEASSGREALSVLESNEIDLLITDHAMPQMTGAQLITVVGERWPALPVILATGYADLPAGAGAGVLRLSKPFWQADLEKAVSGAMARRTTAAAA